In Ruania zhangjianzhongii, the following proteins share a genomic window:
- a CDS encoding LacI family DNA-binding transcriptional regulator, with protein sequence MSSSARVRPGMNDVATLAGVSHQTVSRVLNDHPNVRPATRERVLAAIAELGYRRNSAARALVTRRSGTIGIVTTGSMQYGPATTLAVLEQSARAAGYFVTVAMAPDPSPETLTQVLDSLMDQAVEGVVVIAPVEQVARAAQVVSAQLPVLLISAAGAEEFEPPVLHVDQAAGVRLVTRHLRELGHHDLVQVTGPPEWFDAQVRCRAWHEALAEEGLTPRVDLHGDWSAASGYAAGRELLADVPSAVFAGNDQMALGILHAFAEAGVRVGEQVSVVGFDDAVGADHYIPPLTTVQQDFQALGRRAIELLVTQIAGGEALPEPVTPSLVVRASTGPAPAE encoded by the coding sequence GTGTCGAGCAGTGCGCGAGTGCGGCCGGGGATGAACGACGTCGCTACGTTGGCCGGAGTCTCGCACCAGACCGTCTCCCGTGTGCTCAACGACCACCCGAACGTGCGCCCGGCGACCCGCGAGCGCGTGCTCGCCGCGATCGCCGAGCTCGGCTACCGGCGCAACAGCGCCGCCCGTGCCCTGGTCACCCGGCGGTCCGGGACGATCGGGATCGTCACCACCGGGTCGATGCAGTACGGCCCGGCGACGACTCTGGCGGTGCTGGAGCAGTCCGCCCGCGCCGCCGGTTACTTCGTCACGGTGGCGATGGCACCCGACCCGAGTCCCGAGACGCTCACCCAGGTGCTCGACTCGCTGATGGACCAGGCAGTGGAGGGCGTGGTGGTGATCGCACCGGTGGAACAGGTGGCACGCGCTGCCCAGGTGGTCTCTGCCCAGCTCCCGGTACTGCTGATCTCCGCAGCTGGTGCCGAGGAGTTCGAGCCGCCGGTGCTGCACGTGGATCAGGCCGCCGGGGTGCGGCTGGTGACCCGGCACCTGCGCGAGCTCGGCCACCACGATCTCGTCCAGGTCACCGGGCCGCCGGAGTGGTTCGACGCCCAGGTGCGTTGCCGCGCGTGGCACGAGGCTCTCGCCGAGGAGGGGCTCACCCCGCGCGTCGACCTGCACGGGGACTGGAGTGCAGCCTCCGGCTACGCGGCCGGGCGCGAGCTGCTCGCCGACGTGCCCAGTGCCGTCTTCGCCGGCAACGACCAGATGGCCCTGGGGATCCTGCACGCCTTCGCCGAGGCAGGGGTGCGGGTGGGGGAGCAGGTGAGCGTGGTGGGGTTCGACGATGCCGTCGGTGCCGATCATTACATCCCGCCGCTGACCACGGTCCAACAGGACTTCCAGGCTCTGGGCAGGCGGGCGATCGAGCTCCTGGTCACCCAGATCGCCGGGGGAGAGGCGCTGCCCGAGCCCGTGACGCCGTCGCTGGTGGTGCGGGCCAGCACCGGTCCGGCGCCGGCGGAGTAG
- a CDS encoding SGNH/GDSL hydrolase family protein, whose protein sequence is MTILLTGDSITDCGRDRDDIASLGSGYAALVAAGLPEERVINTGIGGNRVKDLQARWQADVLAHDPVVLSIMIGINDTWRRYDSDDPTSAEVYESGYRDILTRSREAGIERIVLVEPFLLPVREDQWAWREDLDPKIQVVRRLAAEFGTDYLATDGPLAEVAARTGAEALAHDGVHLTEAGHRLLADRWLELHRA, encoded by the coding sequence GTGACGATCCTTCTGACCGGTGACTCGATCACCGACTGCGGCCGTGACCGTGACGACATCGCCAGCCTGGGGAGCGGCTATGCCGCGCTCGTGGCCGCGGGCCTGCCGGAGGAGCGGGTGATCAACACCGGCATCGGCGGCAACCGGGTCAAGGACCTGCAGGCCCGCTGGCAGGCGGATGTGTTGGCGCACGATCCTGTGGTGCTCTCGATCATGATCGGTATCAACGACACCTGGCGGCGCTACGACTCCGACGACCCGACGTCTGCCGAGGTTTACGAGAGCGGCTACCGGGACATCCTCACCCGCTCCCGCGAGGCCGGGATCGAACGGATCGTGCTGGTCGAGCCGTTCCTGCTGCCGGTGCGCGAGGACCAGTGGGCCTGGCGGGAGGACCTGGACCCGAAGATCCAGGTGGTGCGCCGCCTCGCCGCCGAGTTCGGTACCGACTACCTGGCCACCGACGGCCCGCTCGCCGAGGTCGCAGCTCGCACCGGTGCCGAGGCCCTCGCCCACGACGGCGTCCACCTCACCGAGGCAGGCCACCGGTTGCTCGCCGACCGCTGGCTCGAACTCCACCGCGCCTGA
- a CDS encoding glutaredoxin domain-containing protein: MLAFLLWSFPWRGRRAIGHSKLQEQPADSPARAVVVYWRPGCLYCSALRRRLGRSRTAVTWINIWADDEAAAYVRSVNGGNETVPTVVIDGVAHTNPSVDVVREGLPA; this comes from the coding sequence ATGCTGGCCTTCCTGCTCTGGTCCTTCCCCTGGCGGGGTCGCAGAGCGATCGGCCACAGCAAGCTGCAAGAGCAGCCCGCTGACTCCCCGGCACGAGCCGTGGTGGTCTACTGGCGTCCGGGCTGCCTGTACTGCAGTGCGCTACGACGGCGATTGGGTCGGTCGCGTACGGCTGTCACCTGGATCAACATCTGGGCCGATGACGAGGCTGCTGCGTACGTACGCAGCGTCAATGGCGGAAACGAGACAGTCCCGACCGTGGTGATCGACGGCGTCGCGCATACCAATCCATCTGTAGATGTGGTGCGGGAGGGGCTCCCGGCCTGA
- a CDS encoding DEAD/DEAH box helicase — translation MSAPSSSAQSFIELGVPTGLVDSLAARGIDSPFPIQSATLADTLAGRDVLGRGRTGSGKTLAFSLPMVANLTGKRARRGRPLGLVLAPTRELASQIGATLTPLAQAAGLRTTVIFGGVGQGRQVEALNAGVEILIACPGRLEDLRGQGHLHLDAVEITVLDEADHMADLGFLPVVRRILDATPAKGQRMLFSATLDRGVDVLVKRYLDRPLQHSVDPESSPVTEMTHHILEVGDPGAKRALVEQLASGRNRRLLFTRTKHQARKLARQLTASGIPAVDLHGNLSQNARERNLDAFSTGAVRVLVATDIAARGIHVDEIDLVVHVDPPAEHKAYLHRSGRTARAGSGGTVVTIMLSEQRGDMRQLLRAAKISARPQAPSSDLVDQLVGEVAPRVAPENAPAAAARKPAPAGQARSGGNGPGGRPRSGQGGGGNDSTGRSGRSRRRRNPAPAAGAPQRPPAGASHTRGGADDAPRPSRRRRSAPGDQPRYAALRRYRGTRSRVEVGSPRRRRPDDAARRRLPGGACPAAPACGESARPGRAAHPGQPPTAVEGPELPSAVGPSKSPTRRRCRTAARADTGRYASWLVVAPSRRGGHRGGDHFCPRRGLGPRRRVRAGHAGLPALVLPLAGSQSDRPQQAARAAR, via the coding sequence TTGTCTGCACCATCTTCGTCTGCCCAGAGCTTCATCGAGCTGGGCGTTCCCACCGGCCTGGTGGACTCGCTCGCCGCACGCGGCATCGACAGCCCGTTCCCGATTCAGTCCGCCACGCTCGCCGACACTCTCGCCGGGCGAGACGTGCTCGGCCGCGGCCGCACCGGCTCCGGGAAGACCCTCGCGTTCAGTCTGCCGATGGTCGCCAACCTCACCGGCAAGCGGGCGCGGCGTGGCCGGCCCCTCGGCCTCGTGCTCGCCCCCACCCGCGAGCTGGCCAGCCAGATCGGCGCCACCCTCACCCCGCTCGCCCAAGCAGCCGGACTGCGCACCACCGTGATCTTCGGCGGCGTCGGCCAGGGCCGTCAGGTCGAGGCCCTCAACGCTGGCGTCGAAATTCTCATCGCCTGCCCCGGCCGTCTCGAGGACCTGCGTGGACAGGGCCACCTGCACCTGGACGCCGTCGAGATCACCGTGCTCGACGAGGCCGACCACATGGCCGACCTCGGCTTCCTGCCGGTGGTCCGCCGCATTCTGGACGCCACCCCCGCGAAGGGGCAGCGGATGCTGTTCTCCGCCACCCTGGACCGTGGCGTGGACGTCCTGGTGAAGCGCTACCTGGACCGGCCGCTGCAGCACTCGGTGGACCCCGAGTCCTCGCCAGTCACCGAGATGACCCACCACATTCTCGAGGTGGGCGACCCGGGGGCCAAGCGGGCGCTGGTCGAGCAGCTCGCCTCCGGTCGGAACCGCCGGCTGCTGTTTACGCGCACCAAGCACCAGGCGCGCAAGCTCGCCCGGCAGCTCACCGCCAGCGGCATTCCCGCCGTCGACCTGCACGGGAACCTGAGCCAGAACGCACGCGAGCGCAACCTGGACGCCTTCTCCACCGGTGCCGTGCGGGTGCTGGTGGCCACCGACATCGCGGCCCGCGGTATCCACGTGGACGAGATCGACCTCGTGGTGCACGTGGACCCGCCGGCGGAGCACAAGGCCTACCTGCACCGCTCCGGCCGGACCGCCCGCGCGGGCTCGGGCGGGACCGTGGTGACGATCATGCTCAGCGAGCAGCGTGGCGATATGCGCCAGCTGCTGCGCGCGGCGAAGATCTCCGCCCGGCCGCAGGCGCCGAGCTCCGACCTGGTGGACCAGCTGGTGGGCGAGGTGGCACCTCGGGTCGCTCCGGAGAACGCACCGGCCGCGGCGGCGCGCAAGCCGGCCCCTGCCGGTCAGGCCCGTTCCGGTGGCAACGGACCGGGAGGGCGTCCTCGTTCGGGTCAGGGCGGTGGCGGCAATGACTCCACCGGACGCTCCGGGCGTTCGCGCCGGCGTCGTAACCCGGCACCGGCAGCAGGCGCTCCGCAGCGCCCGCCGGCCGGCGCCTCGCATACTCGCGGTGGGGCCGACGACGCACCGCGCCCGTCCCGGCGGCGGCGGTCCGCGCCGGGCGACCAGCCCCGGTACGCAGCGCTAAGGCGGTACCGAGGCACGCGTAGCCGGGTCGAGGTGGGCTCGCCCAGACGGCGCCGCCCAGACGATGCCGCCCGGCGGCGCCTGCCCGGCGGCGCCTGCCCGGCGGCGCCTGCCTGCGGGGAGAGTGCCCGTCCCGGCCGGGCGGCGCACCCTGGCCAGCCTCCGACCGCCGTCGAGGGACCTGAACTGCCCTCTGCGGTGGGGCCCTCGAAATCCCCCACGCGACGGAGGTGCCGCACGGCGGCCCGAGCGGATACTGGGCGGTATGCGTCGTGGCTGGTGGTGGCTCCTTCTCGCCGTGGTGGTCATCGCGGTGGTGATCACTTTTGCCCTCGACGGGGACTGGGGCCTCGCCGGCGGGTACGGGCTGGTCATGCTGGCCTTCCTGCTCTGGTCCTTCCCCTGGCGGGGTCGCAGAGCGATCGGCCACAGCAAGCTGCAAGAGCAGCCCGCTGA
- a CDS encoding ATP-dependent Clp protease ATP-binding subunit — MFERFTDRARRVVVLAQEEARMLNHNYIGTEHILLGLIHEGEGVAAKALESLNISLEAVRQQVQEIIGEGQQAPNGHIPFTPRAKKVLELSLREALQLGHNYIGTEHILLGLIREGEGVAAKVLTKLGADLNRVRQQVIQLLSGYQGKEPVSAGGPAEGTPSGSAVLDQFGRNLTQAARESKLDPVIGRTNEIERVMQVLSRRTKNNPVLIGEPGVGKTAVVEGLAQNVVSGDVPETLKDKQLYTLDLGALVAGSRYRGDFEERLRKVLKEIRTRGDIVLFIDEIHTLVGAGAAEGAIDAASILKPMLARGELQTIGATTLDEYRKHIEKDAALERRFQPIQVDQPTLAHTIEILKGLRDRYEAHHRVTITDAALSAAANLADRYVNDRFLPDKAIDLIDEAGARLRIRRMTAPPELRALDEQIAETRRSKESAIDDQDFERAARLRDEEKTLSATRVDKEKAWKSGDMDNVAEVDEELIAEVLANSTGIPVFKLTEEESSRLLRMEDELHKRIIGQDTAVKALSQAIRRTRAGLKDPKRPGGSFIFAGPTGVGKTELAKALAEFLFGDEDSLIQLDMSEYSEKHTVSRMFGSPPGYVGYEEGGQLTEKVRRRPFSVVLFDEVEKAHADIFNSLLQILEDGRLTDAQGRMVDFKNTVIIMTTNLGTRDIAKGLITGFQAGGDLSTSYDRMKTKVNEELKQHFRPEFLNRVDDVIVFPQLSQEEIHQIVDLMVGQLAERLADKDMAIELTEAAHQLIAERGYDPVLGARPLRRAIQREIEDQLSEKILYGELHAGQKIIVDAVGEGLLGEFTFTGVDKSTEEDKEPLAVGAGSAPQLPEAPSGE, encoded by the coding sequence ATGTTCGAAAGATTTACCGACCGAGCCCGTCGGGTGGTCGTCCTCGCCCAAGAAGAGGCGCGGATGCTGAACCACAACTACATCGGCACCGAGCACATCTTGCTCGGCCTCATCCACGAGGGTGAAGGCGTTGCCGCCAAAGCGCTGGAATCGCTGAACATCTCCCTGGAAGCAGTACGCCAACAGGTGCAGGAGATCATCGGCGAGGGCCAGCAGGCCCCGAACGGGCACATCCCGTTCACCCCACGCGCCAAGAAGGTGCTGGAGCTGTCGCTGCGCGAGGCACTGCAGCTCGGCCACAACTACATCGGTACTGAGCACATCTTGCTCGGCCTGATCCGTGAGGGTGAAGGCGTTGCTGCGAAGGTGCTCACCAAGCTGGGCGCGGACCTGAACCGCGTCCGCCAGCAGGTCATCCAGCTGCTCTCCGGCTACCAGGGCAAGGAGCCGGTCTCCGCCGGCGGGCCGGCCGAGGGCACCCCCTCCGGCTCGGCCGTGCTGGACCAGTTCGGGCGCAACCTGACCCAGGCCGCTCGGGAGTCCAAGCTCGACCCGGTGATCGGGCGCACCAACGAGATCGAGCGGGTCATGCAGGTGCTGTCCCGCCGCACCAAGAACAACCCGGTGCTGATCGGTGAGCCCGGTGTCGGTAAGACTGCCGTGGTGGAGGGCCTGGCCCAGAACGTGGTGTCCGGTGACGTCCCGGAGACGCTGAAGGACAAGCAGCTCTACACCCTCGATCTCGGCGCGCTGGTGGCCGGTTCCCGCTACCGCGGTGACTTCGAGGAGCGGCTGCGCAAGGTGCTCAAGGAGATCCGCACCCGCGGGGACATCGTCCTGTTCATCGACGAGATCCACACCCTCGTCGGCGCTGGTGCCGCCGAAGGCGCTATCGACGCCGCCAGCATCCTCAAGCCGATGCTGGCCCGTGGTGAGCTGCAGACCATCGGTGCCACCACACTCGATGAGTACCGCAAGCACATCGAGAAGGATGCCGCCCTGGAGCGCCGGTTCCAGCCGATCCAGGTGGACCAGCCGACGCTGGCGCACACGATCGAGATCCTCAAGGGCCTGCGGGACCGGTACGAGGCGCACCACCGGGTCACCATCACCGACGCTGCGCTGTCCGCGGCGGCGAACCTGGCCGACCGGTACGTCAACGACCGGTTCCTGCCGGACAAGGCGATCGACCTGATCGACGAGGCCGGTGCACGGCTGCGGATCCGCCGGATGACCGCACCGCCGGAGTTGCGCGCTCTCGACGAGCAGATCGCCGAGACCCGGCGCAGCAAGGAGTCCGCGATCGACGACCAGGACTTCGAGCGTGCCGCGCGTCTGCGGGACGAGGAGAAGACCCTCTCCGCCACTCGCGTGGACAAGGAGAAGGCCTGGAAGTCCGGCGACATGGACAACGTGGCCGAGGTGGACGAGGAGCTGATCGCCGAGGTCCTCGCCAACTCCACCGGCATCCCGGTGTTCAAGCTCACCGAGGAGGAGTCCTCCAGGCTGCTGCGGATGGAGGATGAGCTGCACAAGCGGATCATCGGCCAGGACACGGCGGTCAAGGCGCTCTCCCAGGCGATTCGCCGCACCCGTGCGGGCCTGAAGGACCCGAAGCGCCCCGGCGGCTCGTTCATCTTCGCCGGCCCCACCGGCGTCGGGAAGACCGAGCTGGCCAAGGCGCTCGCCGAGTTCCTGTTCGGTGACGAGGATTCGCTGATCCAGCTGGACATGAGTGAGTACTCCGAGAAGCACACCGTGTCCCGGATGTTCGGGTCACCGCCCGGATACGTCGGCTACGAAGAGGGTGGCCAGCTCACCGAGAAGGTGCGCCGCCGTCCGTTCTCCGTGGTGCTGTTCGACGAGGTGGAGAAGGCGCACGCCGATATCTTCAACTCGCTGCTGCAGATCCTCGAGGACGGTCGCCTCACCGACGCCCAGGGCCGGATGGTGGACTTCAAGAACACCGTGATCATCATGACCACCAACCTCGGTACCCGGGACATCGCCAAGGGCCTGATCACCGGGTTCCAGGCCGGTGGCGACCTGTCCACCAGCTACGACCGGATGAAGACGAAGGTCAACGAAGAGCTCAAGCAGCACTTCCGGCCCGAGTTCCTCAACCGGGTGGATGACGTGATCGTCTTCCCGCAGCTGTCCCAGGAGGAGATCCACCAGATCGTGGACCTCATGGTCGGCCAGCTCGCCGAGCGGTTGGCGGACAAGGACATGGCCATCGAGCTCACCGAGGCTGCCCACCAGCTGATCGCCGAGCGCGGCTACGACCCGGTGCTCGGCGCCCGGCCGCTGCGTCGCGCGATCCAGCGGGAGATCGAGGACCAGCTCTCGGAGAAGATTCTCTACGGCGAGCTGCACGCGGGTCAGAAGATCATCGTGGACGCGGTCGGCGAGGGTCTCCTCGGCGAGTTCACCTTCACCGGTGTGGACAAGTCGACGGAGGAAGACAAGGAGCCGCTCGCGGTGGGTGCGGGGTCAGCCCCGCAGTTGCCGGAGGCGCCCTCCGGCGAGTAG
- a CDS encoding metallophosphoesterase translates to MQRRFASALVLASMVAAGSLLPLAPATADEPETDRPSYLGRELYTGELHSHTSVSDGVELPGDAFEHVAGQTDADFFTVSEHDVMWDLRNGDDFVEDWRDAESEEWRWVHEQAEQYNAEHDDLTAVPSIENTWYDGTGHINVFNTDWHATARATEQGSVDGYPNEFGTGDLKYDMYTFFARLKQDPDAIAQFNHPDPSNKGNFFGFNGLDPVVDERIELIEVKDEGQYEQFQLALETGWHLGPVWNGDEHSDNWVTSDESITGIWADEHSTDGLYAAMQDRSVYSTQDVNTTLAFGADEAIMGSILPAGTTATTFEVQLADPDSEDSFTSVQLLTNGGEVAHTFDDVDGNELELSLEQDVANGDFYYLRADQADGDFAVSAPIWIGETTRGANYAPEISVDGELPESVTYGEQITLPEASASDDSGETPAVSYEVYDAAGEVPVSDGAFQVRSYDDHFVVIKAEDATGNINAELLRLQINTAELDPDGVFQYFGSTATVADQADGSGLAVSTDRSIEQVYAQVRPADQDDWTAADVLTSTNDRPYEVNTIGNDEPEYQHSITGQTLRSHEFDVSGLAEGERYAYRLGVAVDGEAPAASDAAAWTEVQGEFVAAGADNEPVYVLGDLQATTHEAEDLGLLRGVLDQLQAEQPGGRTVLQTGDLVDNGGRGQYWDEAFEHVYGGLDLQVAPVAGNHETYGDLDYNSQSEESAAIFSNMYDLPDGGAIGESNYSFDRGDIHFAVLNSTAGLEAQLAWLTEDIRSSTADWNVVVGHYSYYGGEHGNDPDLAADRPTITAALDQLGVDLYLGAHDHVYKRSTIYDGRLAETPEEEQLGTTFVTMGSAGPKFYDNDPHWWDDVVFDEDTQMGGVLQVTEEGLELTTRTIDGRTVDSFTVTKPSEHWRVSSAQVAEDQLAGVGLLSYPGSRDDLTVVAATYDRGQEQMNELRTVDVTLDHQGREQYVTFEDPLPVDTSETVRVFAWDRLDSGVPLAPAITVREGMDGGGTPEDPYLVQSATDLANLANDPDGVYRLTGDLDLSAVTMSQLGGQVPFTGVLDGAGHTISNYTAPPNEGVGLFADNAGTIRNLTVHGDVSTETRNAGLLADVNHGTIEGVHTSGSITAETRVAGIVGEHHGTIRDSYSTADVHATTLYSGGAVGIAMGGSVTENVFAAGAVTAEDRNAGGVVSYGYEDTSVQHVVSLNAEVTSGSYAHAIVGRVMSGQSADLADNHTSAAVPVTGETLTDPPAADNWKGAQVPDEELRTQEFFAGLGWDFDTVWAWGEDEQRPVLRSDAGVRADGPAQAQQGSDAADGAEEISHEAVLGPDGITAVTVHAGEQAASEQISAIILENRADAQRTHPDDVVYLNQGAADEAGDITWPMALPEPPRETGFWIAVGTSADTERYVARLDVTG, encoded by the coding sequence ATGCAGCGACGTTTCGCGTCTGCACTGGTACTCGCGAGCATGGTGGCGGCCGGGAGCCTGCTGCCGCTCGCACCGGCCACCGCCGACGAACCGGAGACCGACCGGCCGTCCTACCTGGGCAGGGAGCTCTATACCGGAGAGCTGCACTCGCACACCTCGGTCAGCGACGGGGTCGAACTACCCGGAGATGCGTTCGAGCATGTCGCCGGCCAGACCGACGCGGACTTCTTCACCGTCAGCGAGCACGATGTGATGTGGGACCTGCGCAACGGTGACGACTTCGTCGAGGACTGGCGCGATGCCGAGTCCGAGGAGTGGCGCTGGGTGCACGAGCAGGCCGAGCAGTACAACGCCGAACACGACGATCTCACCGCCGTACCCTCCATCGAGAACACCTGGTACGACGGCACCGGTCATATCAACGTGTTCAACACCGACTGGCACGCCACCGCCCGCGCCACCGAGCAGGGCAGTGTGGACGGCTACCCGAACGAGTTCGGCACCGGTGATCTGAAGTACGACATGTACACGTTCTTCGCCCGGCTCAAGCAGGACCCGGACGCCATCGCCCAGTTCAACCACCCGGACCCGTCGAACAAGGGCAACTTCTTCGGCTTCAACGGTCTGGACCCGGTGGTGGACGAGCGCATCGAGCTCATCGAGGTCAAGGATGAGGGCCAGTACGAACAGTTTCAGCTCGCGCTGGAGACCGGCTGGCACCTCGGACCGGTGTGGAACGGGGACGAGCACTCCGACAACTGGGTGACCTCGGACGAGTCGATCACCGGCATCTGGGCCGATGAGCACTCCACCGACGGGCTGTACGCCGCGATGCAGGACCGCAGTGTCTACTCCACCCAGGACGTCAATACCACCCTCGCCTTCGGTGCCGACGAGGCGATCATGGGCTCGATCCTGCCGGCCGGGACCACGGCGACGACGTTCGAGGTACAGCTGGCCGATCCGGACTCCGAGGACTCCTTCACCTCGGTGCAGCTGCTCACCAACGGCGGCGAGGTGGCACACACCTTCGACGACGTCGACGGCAACGAGCTCGAGCTCTCCCTCGAGCAGGACGTGGCCAACGGCGACTTCTACTACCTGCGCGCCGACCAGGCCGACGGCGACTTCGCGGTCTCCGCACCGATCTGGATCGGCGAGACCACCCGCGGCGCGAACTACGCCCCGGAGATCTCGGTGGACGGTGAGCTCCCGGAGAGCGTGACCTACGGCGAGCAGATCACCCTCCCCGAGGCGAGCGCGAGCGACGACTCCGGCGAGACTCCGGCCGTGAGCTACGAGGTGTATGACGCCGCCGGCGAGGTGCCGGTCTCCGACGGAGCGTTCCAGGTGCGCAGCTACGACGACCACTTCGTGGTGATCAAGGCCGAGGATGCGACCGGGAACATCAACGCCGAGCTGCTGCGGCTGCAGATCAACACCGCCGAGCTCGATCCGGACGGGGTGTTCCAGTACTTCGGCAGCACGGCCACTGTGGCCGACCAAGCCGATGGCAGTGGGCTCGCTGTGTCCACCGACCGGAGCATCGAGCAGGTCTACGCGCAGGTCCGGCCCGCGGACCAGGACGACTGGACGGCCGCCGACGTGCTCACCTCGACCAACGACCGGCCGTACGAGGTGAACACGATCGGCAACGACGAACCGGAGTATCAGCACTCGATCACCGGCCAGACGCTGCGCAGCCACGAGTTCGACGTGTCCGGGCTGGCCGAGGGGGAGAGGTACGCCTACCGGCTCGGAGTAGCCGTCGACGGCGAGGCTCCAGCGGCCTCTGATGCCGCGGCCTGGACCGAGGTACAGGGGGAGTTCGTGGCCGCCGGCGCGGACAACGAGCCGGTGTACGTGCTCGGGGACCTGCAGGCGACCACGCACGAGGCGGAGGATCTCGGCCTGCTGCGCGGGGTCCTGGACCAGCTCCAGGCCGAGCAGCCGGGTGGGCGCACAGTGCTGCAGACCGGCGACCTGGTGGACAACGGCGGACGCGGACAGTACTGGGACGAAGCCTTCGAGCATGTCTATGGCGGACTCGACCTGCAGGTCGCCCCGGTCGCGGGCAACCACGAGACCTACGGCGATCTGGACTACAACTCCCAGTCCGAGGAGTCCGCGGCGATCTTCTCGAACATGTACGACCTGCCCGACGGAGGTGCGATCGGGGAGAGCAACTACTCCTTCGACCGTGGCGATATCCACTTCGCCGTCCTCAACTCCACTGCCGGCCTCGAGGCCCAGCTCGCCTGGCTGACCGAGGACATCCGTTCCTCGACGGCGGACTGGAACGTCGTCGTCGGCCACTACTCCTACTACGGCGGTGAGCACGGCAACGACCCCGATCTGGCAGCGGATCGGCCCACGATCACCGCCGCCCTCGATCAGCTCGGTGTCGACCTCTACCTCGGCGCGCACGACCACGTCTACAAGCGCTCCACCATCTACGACGGACGTCTGGCCGAGACGCCGGAGGAGGAACAGCTCGGCACCACCTTCGTCACGATGGGCTCGGCCGGCCCCAAGTTCTACGACAACGACCCGCACTGGTGGGATGACGTCGTCTTCGACGAGGACACCCAGATGGGCGGCGTGCTCCAGGTGACCGAAGAGGGCCTGGAGCTGACCACCCGAACCATCGACGGCCGCACCGTGGATAGTTTCACCGTGACCAAGCCCAGCGAGCACTGGCGGGTCTCCTCCGCGCAGGTCGCCGAGGACCAGCTGGCCGGGGTGGGACTGCTCAGCTACCCCGGCAGCCGGGACGATCTCACCGTTGTCGCGGCTACCTATGACCGGGGCCAGGAGCAGATGAACGAGCTGCGCACCGTGGACGTCACCCTCGACCATCAGGGCCGGGAGCAGTACGTCACCTTCGAGGACCCGCTCCCGGTCGATACCAGTGAGACCGTGCGGGTGTTCGCCTGGGACCGCCTCGACTCGGGGGTTCCGCTCGCGCCCGCGATCACCGTGCGCGAAGGGATGGACGGTGGTGGCACACCCGAGGACCCGTACCTCGTGCAGAGCGCGACCGACCTGGCGAACCTCGCCAATGATCCCGACGGCGTCTATCGCCTCACCGGCGACCTGGACCTGAGTGCGGTGACCATGTCCCAGCTCGGCGGCCAGGTGCCGTTCACCGGAGTGCTCGACGGCGCCGGGCACACGATCAGCAACTACACCGCCCCACCGAACGAGGGGGTCGGGCTGTTCGCCGACAACGCCGGCACGATCCGGAACCTGACCGTGCACGGTGACGTCAGCACCGAGACCCGCAACGCAGGCCTGCTCGCCGACGTGAACCACGGCACGATCGAAGGAGTCCACACCTCGGGCTCGATCACCGCCGAGACGCGGGTGGCGGGCATCGTCGGTGAGCACCATGGCACGATCCGGGACAGCTACTCCACCGCCGATGTGCACGCCACAACCCTCTACTCCGGTGGTGCGGTCGGTATCGCGATGGGCGGCTCGGTGACCGAGAACGTCTTCGCCGCCGGGGCGGTGACCGCCGAGGACCGCAATGCCGGCGGCGTGGTCAGCTACGGCTACGAGGACACCTCGGTGCAGCACGTGGTGTCCCTGAACGCCGAGGTCACCTCCGGAAGCTACGCACACGCGATCGTCGGACGGGTGATGTCCGGGCAGAGCGCGGACCTGGCCGACAACCACACCAGTGCGGCGGTGCCGGTGACCGGGGAAACCCTCACCGACCCGCCGGCGGCGGACAACTGGAAGGGCGCCCAGGTCCCGGACGAGGAACTGCGGACGCAGGAGTTCTTCGCGGGCCTCGGCTGGGACTTCGACACCGTGTGGGCATGGGGTGAGGACGAGCAGCGGCCGGTGCTGCGTTCCGACGCGGGCGTGCGCGCGGATGGGCCCGCGCAGGCGCAGCAGGGTTCCGACGCCGCCGATGGTGCCGAGGAGATCAGTCACGAGGCGGTGCTCGGCCCGGACGGCATCACCGCGGTGACCGTGCACGCCGGCGAGCAGGCGGCCAGTGAACAGATCAGCGCGATCATCCTGGAGAACCGGGCGGACGCCCAGCGCACCCACCCTGACGACGTCGTCTACCTGAATCAGGGCGCGGCCGACGAGGCCGGTGACATCACCTGGCCGATGGCGCTCCCGGAGCCGCCGCGCGAGACCGGCTTCTGGATCGCGGTGGGTACCTCCGCCGACACCGAACGCTACGTGGCCCGGCTGGACGTCACCGGCTAG